The genomic region TATGTAACCAAGCTCGTCCATTTTCCTCTTGAGTTGCTCATCAACCCTTATGGTGATGGTGGGCACATGTAAATATTTGTTCACGTATATTATAAGGATTACGCGTATTCGTGATATGTAATTACACAGCTATACATCCACTCAGGGATGAATATTTTATTTCCCAACGTAATGATTTCCTCATGCAGATCATGGATAAGGTTAAGCGGATGAGGGACATAGGTGACGAGTACGAGTCCCTCCTTAACGACGTACTCAATGCTCTCTTCAAGGTCATTCCCAACTGCATGGCCTTGAACATGGACGACTCCCTCATGCCAGTTTACGCCATCTCTGCCCTCAAAACTCAGGGTCTGCTCGCGTTTCCCTACAACTGTGGAGGCAAGCCTGGCTACGTGGTGATAAAACAGGACGGGAGCGTGGTATTTGAAGATATGGATGGAGAAATCCAGGAAATGGGCAAGTTAGCCTAGGCCTGGAACGCCTTGAGGAACTCGTTGTACTTCTCGTATACTGAAGGGTGCTTCTCCCTTATTCCCTCCAGTATCTCCCTAAGGCCCTTCACTATGTTGGCTGGGTTCTCTATGACGTTCTGACCAAAGGGGGAATCAAGGTAGACTTTCCCATCCCTGAGCACAATCTGCACGTTTGACACAACTGGTCCCGTCGCTACCTCATACGTGATTTCCTCGGCTATCCTCATCTCGTTCTCCTTAAGGTAAACCATGACGGATATCTCGTTATAACAAAACTCGATCCCGCTTTTCTCCACATTCACCGACTTGACTCTCATACTACTTTTTCTGTTTTGAAACTTATAACTTTTTTTACTATTATCATCTATATAGCTATTTTAACGTAGTTAGTTGGAATGATAATCTTAAATTTTGTTGAGCCACATTCTCTGGTTATGAAGCTTTTGGAACCGTTCAATATAGGAGATGTGGAAGTCAGGAATAGGGTTGTAATGTCTCCCATGATCTCGAACCTGGGAACGCCTCAGGGTTACCCCAGTGAGGAGCACATTGCCTATCTTTCTAGGAGAGCGATATCAGCTGGACTCATCATCACGGAGTACACTTACGTTAACAGAAGGGACGCAAGGGGATCCCCGAACCAATTGGGACTTTACGACGACGAGGTAGTCCCGAAGTTCTCCAGGTTGGTTGACGCCGTTCACGGAAGGGGGTCAAAGGTCTTCGTACAACTGGTTCACGTGGGAAGGAAAACCAGAAGAAGTTTCATCTGGGGGAACGAGCCCATAGCTCCCTCACCGATTCCCATCATGGATCCTGTTAGGGAAATGACTGAGGACGACATCAAGAGGGTTATAGACGACTTCGCCAAGGCCTCAGAGAGGGCGGAAAGGGCAGGATTTGACGGAATTGAGTTACATGGAGCCCACGGTTACCTAATTGCCCAGTTCCTATCCCCTGCCACTAACAAGAGGACCGATAGATACTCAGACGGAGTGATCTTCCTAGAGGAACTCATAAAGGAGGTGAGGAGTCGCGTATCCATCCCTGTGGGGCTAAGGATCAGCGTAACGGAGTTTGACGACGAGGGACTTACTCCAGAGTTGGTCTCGAAGATAGTCTCCAGGGTGGAGACCCATCTGGACTACGTTCACCTATCAGCAGGGAGGGATGGCCCCCTGGGATCGTCCATGCCCATTTACTGGAAGAGACCTGCCTTCCTCGAGTACGCCAAGGAAATGCGAAGACCTAGGATCCCTCTTCTCCTCGTGGGATCCGTCATAACCCTAAAGGACGCCGAGGAGGTGCTGGAGGTTGCAGATGCAGTGGTCCTGGGGAGGCAACTCCTTGCAGACCCTGATTGGTTACCCAAGAGTCTTAAGGGTGAACCCGTGAGGTACTGCATACGATGCAATCAGCTGTGCAGGGGATTTGCCAGCAGGGAGGTGAGATGTGACGTCAACCCAGAACTGGGGTGGGAGCTCCTTCCCATAAAACCAGGTTCAGGTAGAGTCACAGTGGTGGGAGGAGGACTAACGGGGCTAGAGGCGTCTAGAGTCCTGGCAAAGAGGGGATTCAAGGTGACCCTTTTAGAGCAGGGGGATAGATTGGGCGGTCAGCTGAACTGGATCATGGATCCCTGGAAGAGGGAGTTCCTCTCCATCGTGGAGTACTACGAGAAGGAGTTGGCCAGACTTAACGTGGAGATACATCTCAATACCAAGGGTAGCCGGGACGAGGGATTATGGGCAGTTCCTGACAGGACACAACCGCAATTCAAGGAAATAAATAACACGGAGATTCTCATAGACTCAAACCTCTACGCCTACCAGGATTACGCTTTCAAATGGGCTGAGAACAACAGGGTCGCGATCACTGAGAAGAGCCTTCACCACCTAGACGGGACTAGGAGATACCTTCTAGAGAAGGCGTATGCAGAGAGGGGAATCTCAGTGGTCAAGGAGGGAAAGGGAAAGGTCGAGTTCAGGGAGTTCGTTAGGCAACAGCCCACCATAGGGCAAGCCATCTCGAGGGGGTTCTTCATGGCCCTAGATTACGAACCGTGATTAAAAAGATCTAGGAAAGCTTAAATAGTTTAAACCCTACCTACCCTTATGAATTGGAAACTGGTAATACTATCACTGGGAATGTCGTTAACCTTTTGGGACATTTTTAACGTCCCATACATCATAAATTACGCTGGGACCCAGTTTCACGCGTCACCTCTCCTCGCGAGTCTACCCCTTTCCGCCGAGATGATCGGTTACGCTTTGGGTGGGGCGTTGAACGGGCTCCTCTCTAGCCTGAGGGGGAGGAAGCCTGGGCTACTTCTATCCATGGGATTGGTTGCGGTTGGCTCACTTGTGGGGTTCGTGGCACAATCCTTTTCCTGGCTAATTCCCGCTGAACTGCTGATAGGTCTAGGGATAGAGGGTGAGCTTAGCGTTGTTCCCGCTTACGTATCGGAGACAGTCACTCCTGAGAGGAGAGGGAGATCCGTGGGTCTAGTTACGGCATCGGGTTTCCTCACAACCTTGGTGGTGGGTCCAATCGCTGTCCTGTTGAATGGAGAGTGGAGGTTCCTCTTCCTGGCAGGCTTATTAGTTTCCCTGATTGCCTTGATAACCAGGGTCAAATTACCCGAGTCCAAGATGTGGACTGAAAGGAGAGGTAAGCTCTCATTTGACCTAGGGATAGCCATAATGACCCTGGTGTGGTTTCTAAGCTACTTCACGGGTTACGCCCTCTTCGCCGATCCGGTGTTTCAGTTCATAGGTTCCCATGGCTTCACCAACACTTCGCTCTACTTCACGTACATACTTTACGGAGATCCCCTTGGCGTGGTGTTGGCCACAGTCCTAAACGACAAGTTCGAGAGGAAGTTTAGCGTGGCCTTGGTTAACATACTCGCAGGCGTTGTCATCGTAGGATGGTTCTTCTCCAGCGGTTTAACTTTCCTGCTTCTGGGCTTCGCAGAGATGTTCCTGCAGGGTTTCAAGTTCCCGGTAATGTACACCTACACTTCGGAGATATTCGGAACTAAAATAAGGACCCTTGGCTACGGAATTGCGGATGGTTTGGGTCACCTTGGAGGTGCCGTGGGACCAATACTCTTTGCCTCTACCTACATGTCAAACCAGTTGAGCTCATTCCTCATGCTATCAGTGGTTACTGCCCTAGCTGGGGTTATAGTCTTGGCCTGGGGAGTCAAGACGACTGGAAAACCACTGGAACAGATCAGGGGATAACTCGACTTTATTTTTCCTTGAGCTCAATCATGTAAAATGAATCACGTAACGAAGCTGGCCTTTTCCGGTGGGATAAGATCCTTTACGTCGTCTCTAATCTGGCCGTATATAGGGTTTGGCCTCTATAAGTACCTTGGTTTGTCCCTGGTTCAGGTCAGCCAGTTCTATCTAACCCAGCTCTTGATCTCGTCGATAGCCTATGTCATTGGGGGATACTTGACAGATTACCTAGGGAGGAGACTCGTG from Metallosphaera sedula DSM 5348 harbors:
- a CDS encoding MFS transporter, with product MNWKLVILSLGMSLTFWDIFNVPYIINYAGTQFHASPLLASLPLSAEMIGYALGGALNGLLSSLRGRKPGLLLSMGLVAVGSLVGFVAQSFSWLIPAELLIGLGIEGELSVVPAYVSETVTPERRGRSVGLVTASGFLTTLVVGPIAVLLNGEWRFLFLAGLLVSLIALITRVKLPESKMWTERRGKLSFDLGIAIMTLVWFLSYFTGYALFADPVFQFIGSHGFTNTSLYFTYILYGDPLGVVLATVLNDKFERKFSVALVNILAGVVIVGWFFSSGLTFLLLGFAEMFLQGFKFPVMYTYTSEIFGTKIRTLGYGIADGLGHLGGAVGPILFASTYMSNQLSSFLMLSVVTALAGVIVLAWGVKTTGKPLEQIRG
- a CDS encoding oxidoreductase; this translates as MKLLEPFNIGDVEVRNRVVMSPMISNLGTPQGYPSEEHIAYLSRRAISAGLIITEYTYVNRRDARGSPNQLGLYDDEVVPKFSRLVDAVHGRGSKVFVQLVHVGRKTRRSFIWGNEPIAPSPIPIMDPVREMTEDDIKRVIDDFAKASERAERAGFDGIELHGAHGYLIAQFLSPATNKRTDRYSDGVIFLEELIKEVRSRVSIPVGLRISVTEFDDEGLTPELVSKIVSRVETHLDYVHLSAGRDGPLGSSMPIYWKRPAFLEYAKEMRRPRIPLLLVGSVITLKDAEEVLEVADAVVLGRQLLADPDWLPKSLKGEPVRYCIRCNQLCRGFASREVRCDVNPELGWELLPIKPGSGRVTVVGGGLTGLEASRVLAKRGFKVTLLEQGDRLGGQLNWIMDPWKREFLSIVEYYEKELARLNVEIHLNTKGSRDEGLWAVPDRTQPQFKEINNTEILIDSNLYAYQDYAFKWAENNRVAITEKSLHHLDGTRRYLLEKAYAERGISVVKEGKGKVEFREFVRQQPTIGQAISRGFFMALDYEP